One genomic region from Nocardioides plantarum encodes:
- a CDS encoding SRPBCC family protein, with protein MDLSHRFSVATPVEETWAHFQDIGALAECFPGAQLTSADGDTFAGTVKVKLGPIALVYSGSGTFVDKDDAAHSFKVDAKGKDKRGNGTAGAQVTLTMADGADGGTDVQVVTDLNVTGKPAQFGRGVMQDVSDKLLGQFVACLEQRLTAEPEPTEPVATPAEPVAEEPTPLADAAAAAATAPRPAAAPKPAAPKPATPKPAQDDALDLGAAVLPVLVKGYWKQGLGGLVVLAVLWRLLRR; from the coding sequence ATGGACCTCAGCCACCGGTTCTCCGTCGCCACCCCGGTCGAGGAGACCTGGGCCCACTTCCAGGACATCGGCGCCCTCGCCGAGTGCTTCCCGGGAGCCCAGCTCACCTCGGCCGACGGCGACACCTTCGCCGGGACCGTCAAGGTCAAGCTCGGCCCGATCGCCCTGGTCTACTCCGGGTCGGGCACCTTCGTCGACAAGGACGACGCCGCCCACTCCTTCAAGGTCGACGCCAAGGGCAAGGACAAGCGCGGCAACGGTACGGCGGGCGCCCAGGTCACGCTGACGATGGCCGACGGTGCCGACGGCGGCACCGACGTGCAGGTCGTCACCGACCTCAACGTCACCGGCAAGCCGGCCCAGTTCGGTCGCGGCGTGATGCAGGACGTCTCCGACAAGCTGCTCGGCCAGTTCGTCGCCTGCCTGGAGCAGCGGCTGACCGCCGAGCCGGAGCCGACCGAGCCCGTGGCGACCCCAGCGGAGCCGGTGGCCGAGGAGCCGACCCCGCTGGCCGACGCAGCCGCTGCGGCCGCGACGGCGCCGCGTCCGGCTGCCGCCCCGAAGCCGGCCGCCCCGAAGCCGGCAACCCCGAAGCCGGCCCAGGACGACGCCCTCGACCTGGGTGCCGCGGTGCTCCCGGTGCTCGTCAAGGGCTACTGGAAGCAGGGCCTCGGCGGACTCGTCGTCCTGGCCGTGCTCTGGCGGCTGCTGCGTCGCTGA
- a CDS encoding FAD binding domain-containing protein, which produces MIPTQFDYVAPTTVEDALSALATHGDDAKILAGGQSLLPVLRMRLNAPEVVIDLGKIESLRGIRDDGDAIVIGAMTPHSVVGSDPLVHEHALLIHQAVEHLADEQIRHRGTFGGALAHADPAGDLGAPALALGASFVIAGPGGTRSVPAEEFFVDLFETAIGDDEILTEVRIPKHTGWGAHYEKFVRVAHQWPIVAVAATVKGSLGAIDDIAIGLTNMGSTPLRARAVEDALRGGGDLTEAAALADQDTNPPSDLNGEASYRRHLSHVLTRRAVTAAAGG; this is translated from the coding sequence ATGATCCCCACCCAGTTCGACTACGTGGCCCCGACCACGGTCGAGGACGCCCTGTCGGCGCTCGCCACCCACGGCGACGACGCCAAGATCCTGGCCGGCGGGCAGAGCCTGCTGCCGGTCCTGCGGATGCGGCTCAACGCACCCGAGGTCGTCATCGACCTCGGCAAGATCGAGTCGCTGCGCGGCATCCGCGACGACGGCGATGCCATCGTCATCGGCGCGATGACCCCGCACTCCGTGGTCGGCAGCGACCCCCTGGTCCACGAGCACGCGCTGCTGATCCACCAGGCGGTCGAGCACCTGGCAGACGAGCAGATCCGGCACCGCGGCACCTTCGGCGGCGCCCTCGCGCACGCCGATCCCGCCGGCGACCTCGGCGCCCCGGCGCTCGCCCTCGGCGCGTCGTTCGTCATCGCCGGCCCGGGCGGCACCCGCAGCGTGCCGGCCGAGGAGTTCTTCGTCGACCTCTTCGAGACCGCCATCGGCGACGACGAGATCCTCACCGAGGTGCGGATCCCCAAGCACACGGGATGGGGTGCGCACTACGAGAAGTTCGTGCGGGTCGCCCACCAGTGGCCGATCGTGGCGGTCGCGGCGACCGTGAAGGGCTCGCTGGGCGCGATCGACGACATCGCCATCGGCCTGACCAACATGGGCTCGACGCCGCTGCGTGCCCGGGCCGTCGAGGACGCCCTGCGCGGTGGTGGCGACCTCACCGAGGCCGCCGCGCTCGCCGACCAGGACACCAACCCGCCCTCGGACCTCAACGGCGAGGCGTCCTACCGCCGGCACCTGTCGCACGTGCTGACCCGGCGCGCGGTCACCGCCGCGGCCGGCGGCTGA
- a CDS encoding xanthine dehydrogenase family protein molybdopterin-binding subunit, with product MTTVADAPDLAKEIGRDRRRKEDQRLITGRTRWTDNLTPPGTLYLAMVRSPFAHATITSIDVTAAKQSTNVVDVLTSADLGESQGVCINAWPITPEQVTPVHLPVAQDRVAFAGEIVAVVVARTAAEARDAAELVDVEYEQLPAVLGIKEAMKDEVLAHPDLGTNKSALWVFDSATAGTGGDVEDAITKARADGIVIEREYRQQRLIPAFMEPRSTLVDPTGEQITIWSSTQIPHILRFALAATTGVPESKIRVIAPDVGGGFGGKLQQTPEEMITFAIARRLGKPVKYTETRSESLVSAHHGRDQWQKLTLTAEKDGTVTGLKVELEADLGAYVAIVGGGVPVLGAFMFNAIYKFPAYHFACQTVLTNTTWTDAYRGAGRPEATFAIERIMDELAAELGVDPLVVREKNWIKHEEFPFTTVAGLEYDSGNYELATAKAKELFGYDELRAEQQRRRDSGDPVQLGLGVSTFTEMCGLAPSRILGSLDYGAGGWEHASVRMLATGKVEVVTGASAHGQGHETAFSQIVADRLGIPFDDIEVLHGDTQIASKGLDTYGSRSLVVGGEALVRAADKVIDKALPIAAHLLEASVEDVKFHEGRFQVVGTDAGIALTEVATATFAAHNLPDGVEPSIDADATFDPVNFNYPHGTHLCAMEVDTETGAVKMRKYTCVDDIGNIINPLIVSGQVHGGLVQGIAQALWEEAVYDDQGTLVSGSFVDYLLPTAADTISFEVDHTTTPALTNSLGTKGVGEAGTIASTPAVVNAIVDAVRHLGVNDIQMPCTPERVWKALNTEGSGGATEAAAMPHFDPDTEPGASTSSTTDGNGAGA from the coding sequence ATGACGACCGTCGCCGACGCCCCCGACCTGGCCAAGGAGATCGGCCGCGACCGCCGCCGCAAGGAGGACCAGCGCCTCATCACCGGCCGCACCCGCTGGACCGACAACCTCACGCCTCCCGGCACCCTCTACCTCGCGATGGTGCGCAGCCCCTTCGCCCACGCCACGATCACCTCGATCGACGTCACGGCGGCCAAGCAGTCCACCAACGTCGTCGACGTGCTGACCTCCGCCGACCTCGGCGAGAGCCAGGGCGTGTGCATCAACGCCTGGCCGATCACGCCCGAGCAGGTCACCCCGGTGCACCTGCCGGTCGCCCAGGACCGGGTCGCGTTCGCCGGCGAGATCGTCGCCGTCGTGGTGGCCCGTACGGCGGCCGAGGCACGCGACGCGGCCGAGCTGGTCGACGTCGAGTACGAGCAGCTGCCAGCGGTCCTCGGCATCAAGGAGGCCATGAAGGACGAGGTGCTCGCGCACCCCGACCTCGGCACCAACAAGTCGGCGCTGTGGGTCTTCGACTCCGCGACCGCCGGCACCGGTGGTGACGTCGAGGACGCCATCACCAAGGCGCGCGCCGACGGCATCGTCATCGAGCGCGAGTACCGCCAGCAGCGGCTGATCCCGGCGTTCATGGAGCCCCGCTCGACGCTCGTCGACCCGACCGGCGAGCAGATCACCATCTGGTCCTCGACGCAGATCCCGCACATCCTGCGGTTCGCGCTGGCGGCCACCACCGGGGTGCCGGAGTCCAAGATCCGGGTCATCGCGCCCGACGTCGGCGGCGGGTTCGGCGGCAAGCTGCAGCAGACGCCGGAGGAGATGATCACCTTCGCGATCGCCCGGCGGCTCGGCAAGCCGGTCAAGTACACCGAGACCCGCAGCGAGAGCCTGGTCAGCGCCCACCACGGCCGCGACCAGTGGCAGAAGCTGACGCTCACGGCGGAGAAGGACGGCACCGTCACCGGCCTCAAGGTCGAGCTCGAGGCCGACCTCGGCGCCTACGTCGCGATCGTCGGCGGCGGCGTACCGGTGCTGGGCGCGTTCATGTTCAACGCCATCTACAAGTTCCCGGCCTACCACTTCGCCTGCCAGACGGTGCTCACCAACACCACCTGGACCGACGCCTACCGCGGCGCCGGACGACCGGAGGCGACGTTCGCCATCGAGCGGATCATGGACGAGCTGGCCGCCGAGCTGGGCGTCGACCCGCTGGTGGTCCGCGAGAAGAACTGGATCAAGCACGAGGAGTTCCCGTTCACCACCGTGGCGGGCCTCGAGTACGACTCCGGCAACTACGAGCTCGCGACGGCCAAGGCCAAGGAGCTCTTCGGGTACGACGAGCTGCGCGCCGAGCAGCAGCGCCGACGCGACAGCGGCGACCCCGTCCAGCTCGGCCTGGGCGTGTCGACCTTCACCGAGATGTGCGGGCTCGCCCCGAGCCGCATCCTCGGCTCGCTCGACTACGGCGCCGGCGGCTGGGAGCACGCGTCGGTGCGGATGCTCGCGACCGGCAAGGTCGAGGTCGTCACGGGAGCCAGCGCCCACGGCCAGGGGCACGAGACGGCGTTCAGCCAGATCGTCGCCGACCGTCTCGGCATCCCCTTCGACGACATCGAGGTCCTGCACGGCGACACCCAGATCGCCTCGAAGGGCCTCGACACCTACGGCTCGCGCTCGCTGGTCGTCGGCGGTGAGGCACTGGTCCGCGCGGCCGACAAGGTCATCGACAAGGCGCTGCCCATCGCGGCGCACCTGCTCGAGGCCAGCGTCGAGGACGTGAAGTTCCACGAGGGCCGCTTCCAGGTCGTCGGCACCGACGCCGGGATCGCGCTCACCGAGGTCGCCACGGCGACGTTCGCCGCGCACAACCTGCCCGACGGCGTCGAGCCGTCGATCGACGCCGACGCGACGTTCGACCCGGTCAACTTCAACTACCCCCACGGCACCCACCTGTGCGCGATGGAGGTCGACACCGAGACCGGTGCGGTGAAGATGCGCAAGTACACCTGTGTTGACGACATCGGCAACATCATCAACCCGCTCATCGTCTCCGGGCAGGTCCACGGCGGCCTGGTCCAGGGCATCGCCCAGGCGCTCTGGGAGGAGGCGGTCTACGACGACCAGGGCACCCTCGTGTCCGGCTCGTTCGTCGACTACCTGCTGCCCACCGCGGCCGACACGATCAGCTTCGAGGTCGACCACACCACGACCCCGGCGCTGACCAACTCGCTCGGCACCAAGGGCGTCGGCGAGGCCGGCACCATCGCCTCGACGCCGGCCGTCGTCAACGCCATCGTCGACGCCGTACGCCACCTGGGCGTCAACGACATCCAGATGCCGTGCACCCCCGAGCGGGTCTGGAAGGCCCTCAACACCGAGGGGTCCGGTGGTGCGACCGAGGCGGCCGCGATGCCGCACTTCGACCCCGACACCGAACCCGGGGCCTCGACGAGCTCGACCACCGATGGAAACGGAGCGGGCGCATGA
- a CDS encoding (2Fe-2S)-binding protein: MTRINLTVDGAKVADDVEPRLLLVQYLRDKLGKTGTVIGCDTSNCGACTVHLDGTSVKSCNVLAVQADGAEVTTIEGLAATYDGGELHPVQESFRECHGLQCGYCTPGMIMQSVALLNENPKPTEQEIRLGLEGNLCRCTGYHNIVRAVQHASGQAEEMHA, from the coding sequence ATGACCCGGATCAACCTCACCGTCGACGGCGCGAAGGTGGCCGACGACGTCGAACCCCGGCTGCTGCTCGTGCAGTACCTGCGCGACAAGCTCGGCAAGACCGGCACCGTGATCGGCTGCGACACCAGCAACTGCGGTGCGTGCACCGTCCACCTCGACGGCACCAGCGTGAAGTCGTGCAACGTGCTCGCGGTCCAGGCCGACGGCGCCGAGGTGACCACGATCGAGGGCCTCGCGGCGACGTACGACGGGGGCGAGCTGCACCCGGTGCAGGAGTCGTTCCGCGAGTGCCACGGGCTGCAGTGCGGCTACTGCACGCCCGGGATGATCATGCAGAGCGTCGCGCTGCTCAACGAGAACCCGAAGCCCACCGAGCAGGAGATCCGGCTCGGCCTCGAGGGCAACCTGTGTCGCTGCACCGGCTACCACAACATCGTCCGCGCCGTGCAGCACGCGTCCGGCCAGGCCGAGGAGATGCACGCATGA
- a CDS encoding helix-turn-helix domain-containing protein: MPQPELDERKRACHHAWTTFVEQGDAAEPMVRPEILTSWARSEAAITPEIQAAPLADESETTSIWRDSPLQVAVERVESELRRTAEDGDLVLAVTDADTRILWTYGGRVMRRKAESVNFVAGGRWDDESVGTNALDLANRLGEPAMVFSAEHYASIVHNWVCWAAPVLDPVSGRRLGVIDLSTTWDRSHPIGLATARVMARLIETALPPSAQHTGAGPLDDTGDPGLVMTLLGTAEVRLDGQRLLLNRRQTEVLALLALHPEGLSLDQLHALVYGDQAVTFSTLKAEVSHLRAALGGQLSSRPYRLTMPVATDVEHVLALVRRGRVAAAVDAYGGDLLPGTNSPALAELGEYVAVAVREALLADPQPDAVLRYAERAPYDTAVIERCLAVLGDTAHPAKPLLKGRLAAATT; encoded by the coding sequence ATGCCGCAGCCGGAGCTCGACGAGCGCAAGCGAGCGTGCCACCACGCGTGGACGACCTTCGTCGAGCAGGGCGACGCGGCCGAGCCGATGGTGCGCCCCGAGATCCTCACCAGCTGGGCGCGGTCCGAGGCCGCGATCACCCCGGAGATCCAGGCCGCCCCGCTGGCCGACGAGTCCGAGACGACCTCGATCTGGCGCGACTCGCCGTTGCAGGTCGCGGTCGAGCGGGTCGAGTCCGAGCTGCGCCGTACCGCCGAGGACGGCGACCTCGTGCTCGCCGTCACCGACGCCGACACCCGCATCCTGTGGACCTACGGCGGTCGCGTGATGCGTCGCAAGGCCGAGAGCGTCAACTTCGTCGCGGGCGGTCGCTGGGACGACGAGTCGGTCGGCACCAACGCCCTCGACCTCGCCAACCGCCTCGGCGAGCCGGCGATGGTGTTCAGTGCCGAGCACTACGCCTCGATCGTGCACAACTGGGTCTGCTGGGCGGCGCCGGTCCTCGACCCCGTCAGCGGCCGGCGGCTCGGGGTGATCGACCTGTCCACCACCTGGGACCGCTCGCACCCGATCGGCCTGGCGACCGCGCGCGTCATGGCGCGGCTGATCGAGACGGCGCTCCCGCCGTCGGCCCAGCACACGGGCGCCGGCCCGCTCGACGACACCGGCGACCCCGGCCTGGTCATGACGCTGCTCGGCACCGCCGAGGTGCGCCTCGACGGCCAGCGGCTGCTGCTCAACCGCCGCCAGACCGAGGTCCTCGCCCTGCTCGCCCTGCACCCCGAGGGACTCTCCCTCGACCAGCTGCACGCCCTGGTCTACGGCGACCAGGCCGTCACGTTCTCCACGCTCAAGGCCGAGGTCTCCCACCTGCGCGCCGCCCTCGGCGGCCAGCTGTCCTCGCGGCCCTATCGCCTGACGATGCCGGTCGCCACCGACGTCGAGCACGTGCTCGCGCTGGTCCGCCGCGGCCGCGTCGCCGCCGCCGTCGACGCCTACGGCGGCGACCTGCTCCCGGGCACCAACTCGCCCGCGCTCGCCGAGCTGGGCGAGTACGTCGCGGTCGCGGTCCGCGAGGCCCTCCTGGCCGACCCGCAGCCCGACGCCGTGCTGCGCTATGCCGAGCGGGCGCCGTACGACACGGCGGTGATCGAGCGGTGCCTGGCCGTGCTGGGCGACACCGCTCACCCGGCCAAGCCGCTGCTCAAGGGGCGGCTCGCGGCCGCCACCACCTGA
- a CDS encoding XdhC family protein, with protein sequence MRDVLTELMDWWEAGETVGVGTVVATFQSAPRPAGASMLVGPDETAVGSVSGGCVEGAVYELAQSVVASGEPTLERYGVSDDDAFAVGLTCGGILDVWVEKVSRDTFPELAEIAADVEAGRPVALATVIEHPDPARLGQRLVVRPDPAGGIVPDVDQDSGAGDLDLRQGLSRLWSDRATDAVRDDALGLLASGTNATLSYGPDGERRGEGMRVFVWAFAPKPRLLVFGAIDFAAAVARVGSFLGYDVTVCDARPVFATASRFPDADRVVVDWPHRYLLAEQEAGAIDARTVITVLTHDPKFDVPLLEVALRLPEVAYVGAMGSRRTHDDRMARLREAGLGDAELDLLSSPIGLDLGARTPEETAISIAAEFIAGRWGGSGLRLAEREGRIHGS encoded by the coding sequence GTGCGTGACGTCCTGACCGAGCTGATGGACTGGTGGGAGGCCGGCGAGACCGTCGGCGTCGGCACCGTCGTGGCGACGTTCCAGTCCGCCCCCCGTCCCGCCGGCGCCTCGATGCTGGTCGGCCCCGACGAGACCGCCGTCGGGTCGGTGTCGGGCGGCTGCGTCGAGGGCGCCGTCTACGAGCTGGCCCAGTCGGTGGTCGCCTCGGGCGAGCCGACGCTGGAGCGCTACGGCGTCAGCGACGACGACGCGTTCGCCGTCGGCCTGACCTGCGGCGGCATCCTCGACGTCTGGGTCGAGAAGGTCTCCCGCGACACCTTCCCCGAGCTCGCCGAGATCGCCGCCGACGTCGAGGCCGGCCGACCCGTCGCCCTGGCCACCGTCATCGAGCACCCCGACCCGGCCCGCCTGGGCCAGCGGCTCGTCGTACGCCCGGACCCGGCCGGCGGGATAGTCCCTGACGTAGATCAAGACTCCGGGGCCGGAGACCTTGATTTACGTCAGGGACTATCCCGGCTGTGGTCGGACCGGGCCACCGACGCCGTACGCGACGACGCCCTGGGGCTGCTGGCCAGCGGCACCAACGCGACGCTGTCCTACGGGCCCGACGGCGAGCGGCGCGGGGAGGGGATGCGGGTGTTCGTCTGGGCGTTCGCGCCCAAGCCGCGGCTGCTGGTCTTCGGTGCGATCGACTTCGCCGCGGCCGTGGCGCGGGTCGGCTCGTTCCTCGGGTACGACGTGACCGTGTGCGACGCCCGTCCGGTCTTCGCCACCGCGAGCCGCTTCCCCGACGCCGACCGCGTCGTCGTCGACTGGCCGCACCGCTACCTGCTGGCCGAGCAGGAGGCCGGCGCCATCGACGCACGCACCGTGATCACCGTGCTCACCCACGACCCGAAGTTCGACGTACCGCTGCTCGAGGTGGCCCTGCGGCTGCCCGAGGTGGCGTACGTCGGGGCGATGGGCTCTCGTCGTACGCACGACGACCGGATGGCCCGGCTGCGCGAGGCCGGCCTAGGCGACGCCGAGCTCGACCTGCTCTCCAGCCCGATCGGCCTCGACCTCGGTGCGCGGACACCGGAGGAGACGGCGATCAGCATCGCCGCGGAGTTCATCGCGGGCCGCTGGGGCGGGTCCGGCCTGCGCCTGGCCGAGCGCGAGGGCCGCATCCACGGGTCGTGA